Proteins encoded in a region of the Sporocytophaga myxococcoides DSM 11118 genome:
- a CDS encoding alcohol dehydrogenase catalytic domain-containing protein, giving the protein MDYQCYKVFKPGSLNKLKLTSQSLGKPGKGEVTVKVKAIGLNYADIFAIMGLYSATPKDPFIPGLEYAGVVEEVGENVNDFKVGDKVMGVTRFGGYTELLNIDHRYIIHLPEHWSFEEGAAFPVQVLTAYYGLVTLGNLQHGQSVLIHSAAGGVGLLANRIAKKMGAYTIGVVGSESKFEILKKEGYDGFLIRSGKFKKDVTDALEGRELNLVMETTGDKFFHWSYDLLAPMGRVISYGSAQFTPSGQAPFYPLLIFKYLFRPRVDPLSMIKANKSLMAFNLIWLYEKADIMKALLNDIFKLNLQAPIVGRTYEFNELPQALKDFKAGGTIGKLIVKV; this is encoded by the coding sequence ATGGACTATCAATGTTATAAAGTATTTAAACCAGGATCTTTAAATAAATTAAAGTTAACCTCGCAAAGTCTTGGCAAACCTGGAAAGGGAGAAGTAACGGTAAAAGTAAAGGCGATAGGACTTAACTATGCCGATATATTTGCCATCATGGGATTATACAGTGCGACACCGAAAGACCCTTTTATTCCCGGGCTGGAATATGCAGGTGTCGTTGAAGAAGTCGGTGAAAATGTAAACGATTTCAAAGTTGGTGACAAGGTAATGGGGGTAACCCGCTTTGGTGGATATACCGAACTCCTGAATATTGATCACAGATACATTATACATTTGCCGGAGCATTGGTCATTTGAAGAAGGTGCAGCCTTTCCTGTGCAAGTGCTTACCGCGTATTATGGTCTGGTGACACTAGGTAATCTGCAACATGGACAATCAGTATTGATCCACAGTGCTGCCGGTGGAGTGGGACTGCTGGCTAATAGAATAGCAAAAAAGATGGGTGCTTATACCATTGGTGTTGTTGGTAGTGAATCAAAATTTGAAATTTTAAAGAAAGAAGGTTATGATGGTTTTTTAATTCGTTCAGGGAAATTTAAAAAAGATGTAACCGATGCTTTAGAGGGAAGAGAATTAAATCTTGTGATGGAAACAACCGGGGATAAGTTTTTCCATTGGAGTTATGATTTGCTTGCACCTATGGGCCGGGTAATATCCTATGGTTCGGCACAATTTACCCCATCAGGCCAGGCGCCTTTTTATCCTCTTTTAATATTTAAATATTTGTTTCGTCCCAGAGTTGATCCCTTATCGATGATAAAAGCTAATAAATCTCTGATGGCATTCAATCTTATATGGTTATATGAAAAAGCTGATATAATGAAGGCGTTGCTCAATGATATATTTAAATTGAACCTGCAAGCTCCTATAGTAGGCAGAACTTATGAATTTAATGAGCTGCCTCAGGCACTAAAAGATTTCAAAGCGGGAGGGACAATTGGGAAATTGATAGTGAAGGTATAG
- a CDS encoding amino acid permease yields MKAKDFFRKKTIEDSIRSTVEIEQLENHTLSRSLKLRDLTSFGIAAIVGAGIFSTIGNASASGGPAVSLLFVFTAIACLFSALCYAEFASSVPVAGSAYTYAYVSFGELLAWIIGWDLLMEYAIGNVAVAISWSDYFTSLLRGFGLQLPEYLTMDFLTASRAYTEVTALLNAGTPSANIKPLLMEGYNAWKNAPSINGIHIVFDFPAFIITALITALVYVGIKESKVTGNILVGIKLLVILLFVVAGAFYVQPDNWSPFAPNGISGVMKGVSAVFFAYIGFDAVSTTAEEAINPKKDLPKAMFFSLLICTILYVIVTLILTGMVTYSELAVGDPLAYAFEKYNLSFLSGIIAFSAVIAMTSVLLVFQLGQPRIWLSMSRDGLLPRVFARIHPKFKTPSFSTIVTGFVVALPAMFMNLTEVTDLCSIGTLFAFAIVCAGVMINPPKAADSFKVKYVNGKIILPILFFATLLFVLIAKSEVLIYINMTGDYLYPLQKEFPIIIFIIIFAITGWYAFRKNLSLIPALGFLINLYLMTELGATNWSRFLIWLVLGLIFYLFYGRHRSNLNKKSTDQTSITL; encoded by the coding sequence TTGAAAGCAAAAGATTTTTTCAGAAAAAAGACTATTGAGGATTCTATCAGGAGCACTGTAGAAATCGAACAACTTGAAAACCATACACTCTCCAGATCTCTAAAACTTAGAGATCTTACTTCTTTTGGTATTGCTGCAATTGTGGGAGCGGGAATATTCAGTACCATTGGCAATGCGAGCGCCTCAGGCGGACCTGCAGTTTCTTTGTTATTTGTTTTTACCGCCATTGCATGTCTTTTCTCAGCTCTTTGCTATGCAGAATTCGCTTCTTCTGTACCGGTTGCCGGAAGTGCTTATACTTATGCTTATGTGTCATTCGGAGAACTACTGGCATGGATCATAGGGTGGGATTTATTGATGGAATATGCAATCGGCAATGTTGCGGTTGCAATCTCGTGGTCAGATTATTTTACGTCCTTATTGAGAGGTTTCGGATTGCAACTTCCCGAATACCTTACCATGGATTTTCTGACTGCCTCCAGAGCCTATACCGAAGTGACTGCATTACTAAATGCAGGCACTCCTTCTGCCAATATTAAACCTTTACTGATGGAAGGATACAATGCCTGGAAAAATGCACCATCAATAAATGGTATTCATATCGTATTTGATTTCCCTGCTTTTATCATCACAGCTCTTATTACCGCGTTGGTGTATGTTGGTATAAAGGAAAGCAAAGTCACCGGAAATATTCTTGTGGGAATTAAGTTATTGGTAATATTGCTTTTCGTCGTTGCAGGTGCATTTTATGTTCAGCCTGATAACTGGAGTCCCTTTGCCCCTAACGGAATCAGTGGGGTGATGAAAGGAGTTTCTGCCGTGTTTTTTGCCTATATCGGCTTCGATGCTGTATCTACTACTGCTGAAGAAGCTATCAATCCTAAGAAGGATTTACCCAAAGCAATGTTCTTTTCCCTTCTGATTTGTACGATATTATACGTAATCGTAACGCTGATCCTTACTGGTATGGTAACTTACAGCGAGCTTGCAGTGGGCGATCCATTGGCATATGCTTTTGAGAAATACAATCTTAGTTTTCTTTCCGGCATTATTGCTTTTAGCGCTGTCATAGCTATGACCAGTGTATTGCTTGTATTTCAGCTGGGGCAGCCAAGGATCTGGTTAAGCATGAGCAGAGACGGACTGCTGCCTCGAGTTTTTGCCCGAATTCATCCTAAATTCAAAACACCATCTTTCTCCACTATCGTCACTGGCTTTGTTGTAGCTCTGCCTGCGATGTTTATGAACCTTACCGAAGTAACAGACTTGTGCAGTATAGGTACTTTATTTGCGTTTGCTATTGTATGCGCTGGTGTGATGATAAATCCACCCAAAGCGGCAGACTCCTTTAAAGTGAAATATGTCAATGGGAAAATCATTCTCCCGATTTTGTTTTTTGCAACATTGCTCTTTGTCCTGATAGCAAAAAGTGAGGTTTTAATTTATATCAATATGACAGGAGATTATTTGTATCCATTACAAAAAGAATTCCCTATTATCATCTTTATTATAATCTTTGCGATTACTGGCTGGTATGCCTTCAGAAAAAATTTATCCCTTATTCCGGCTCTAGGTTTTCTTATCAATTTATACCTCATGACAGAACTTGGAGCAACTAACTGGAGCCGCTTTCTGATATGGCTTGTACTCGGATTGATCTTTTATCTTTTTTACGGAAGACACAGAAGTAACCTGAATAAAAAGTCAACAGACCAAACCTCTATCACCCTGTAA
- a CDS encoding DUF2062 domain-containing protein, which produces MNLSLLRKTKFVRFLTNFIKQGATPEKIALTVALGVILGAFPVIGPTTLLCTLAALIFRVNLPAIQFVNYTTYPIQIITILPFYKFGAYIFGDKTFDIPLEEFTGMFRQDIWGSLLFFGNAIYHAIVAWCLVAPIAGGLIYFSVLYLFKKFSGKKQIV; this is translated from the coding sequence ATGAACCTTTCTTTACTGCGTAAGACTAAGTTTGTCCGATTTCTTACTAATTTCATTAAACAGGGTGCAACTCCTGAAAAAATTGCTTTGACTGTAGCTCTTGGAGTTATTTTAGGAGCCTTTCCGGTTATTGGTCCTACAACATTGCTTTGCACACTAGCAGCATTGATATTCAGGGTAAATTTGCCAGCTATTCAGTTTGTAAACTATACAACTTACCCCATACAAATAATCACGATTCTGCCTTTTTACAAATTCGGCGCTTATATTTTCGGAGATAAAACCTTTGATATTCCATTGGAAGAGTTTACCGGTATGTTTCGTCAGGACATCTGGGGTTCTCTGCTTTTCTTTGGAAATGCGATATACCATGCTATAGTCGCCTGGTGCTTGGTAGCGCCCATTGCTGGAGGACTGATCTACTTTTCAGTTTTATATTTATTCAAAAAATTTTCAGGGAAAAAGCAGATTGTTTAG
- a CDS encoding caspase family protein, translating to MKKLLLTVFLYSVLITGLIAQYNVETVLQKGHFASIKCIEIDPEGALLATGSKDKTAKLWDINSGREIRSFIGHTHSVTKVRFSSDSKYLVTSSIDGTAKVWEVATGKFIFSTPSSDKVLTDAVFSPDGKLLLTSGYADVVSIFDFPTGNLVKTIETNPDQGLGLGVHIQFSKDGKLCAIGEDNRTTKVYETSSWSLLNTFKPAQGWCGGCGTYNVFTKDGNALIKLSSNSIAEEYDIKTGKLLMTYGSEFKDVTGVDLSNNDRFILTGEEKGVLIFNRGQKDSMAFFPAPENHEITAAALGKGNESVFIASDDNLVTEYNKVTGKKIKAFKGLLNENDDNDLGYDPNSYWHSHITKYLRLKNKVVLLPNGKEIIRTKSGKEVKVWDIATGIPQTKFSDHAKPVISLDITKDGKTIVSGDSKGGVKIWSLDKGQKLFDLKGHSEPVFDVKYSPDESTITTTGWDATINVFDSKNGALLNRIDLNNNSAYTFSYTPDGLYLVLARLDKTLELYEPDSKTKVKSFIGHTDIVSSISFHPAQPHIMMSSSWDGTTRVWDIKTGLMLKKLNGISNPVHAALFTPDGSQVITAGDDRIIRIWDWQNGKVVKQLEGHKAEISNLTLSTDGKMLLSSSLDGSVKFWNLEKGQEFFEHIYIKNKDWMVLTKEGYFNGTSGAMDYVHFVKGIQLYSTEQLIEKFYKPDLLPSLFNNRGTGMHKSVDDLLKNTPPPVVKITALKTEGKAEAEVYIKVTDNGGGTDEIKVLHNGKRISFGNVKNLPNKKGEHVVLKETVSLVHGVNIFEASAFSKERIESSASYSELHSETGEFASTCHILAIGIDKYKNPSMTLTFAREDAEAIAEMLKEKSQKMFKKIEVTSLYDEEATKVNILKKLNELTKSIQKNDVFIFYYAGHGSMTDEQFFFIPSECTRLYEKNTLAKEAIEASELQQKFREIKALKQIIIMDACHSGGSIEFLASRGGIEEKAIAQLARSSGIHVLASAGSNETAIEVSELGHGLFTYILLHALKGEADGAPKDGKVTVYELKSFLDDQIPEMNKKYHGKSQYPYTFSKGHDFPIVIE from the coding sequence ATGAAAAAGCTGTTACTCACAGTATTCCTTTACTCCGTTTTAATAACAGGACTTATAGCTCAATACAATGTCGAAACTGTTTTACAGAAAGGACATTTTGCTTCCATTAAGTGCATCGAAATCGATCCTGAGGGTGCATTACTTGCTACAGGAAGCAAGGACAAAACAGCTAAACTCTGGGATATCAATTCAGGTAGGGAAATAAGAAGTTTTATCGGCCATACACATTCTGTAACCAAAGTCCGATTCAGCAGCGATAGTAAATATCTTGTAACAAGTAGTATTGACGGCACTGCCAAAGTCTGGGAAGTAGCAACAGGCAAATTTATTTTCTCTACGCCTTCTTCTGACAAGGTTTTAACCGACGCAGTATTTTCTCCGGATGGAAAACTACTACTTACTTCCGGCTATGCAGATGTTGTTTCTATTTTTGACTTCCCGACCGGAAATCTTGTTAAAACAATAGAAACCAATCCTGATCAGGGATTAGGACTTGGTGTACATATTCAATTCAGCAAAGACGGAAAACTTTGTGCTATAGGAGAAGATAATCGCACTACCAAAGTTTATGAAACATCAAGCTGGTCTCTGTTGAATACATTCAAGCCAGCGCAGGGATGGTGCGGTGGATGTGGCACATATAATGTATTCACCAAAGATGGAAATGCTCTTATAAAACTTTCCTCTAACAGTATAGCTGAAGAATATGATATTAAAACAGGCAAACTCCTGATGACTTATGGTAGTGAGTTCAAAGATGTAACTGGGGTTGATCTTAGCAATAATGACCGTTTCATTCTCACTGGAGAAGAAAAAGGTGTTTTGATTTTTAATCGGGGACAAAAAGATTCCATGGCTTTTTTTCCGGCTCCCGAAAATCATGAAATCACCGCTGCTGCTTTGGGTAAAGGCAATGAATCTGTTTTTATAGCATCAGATGACAATCTTGTTACTGAATACAATAAAGTAACAGGTAAAAAGATCAAAGCATTTAAAGGTTTACTAAATGAAAATGATGACAATGATCTGGGCTACGACCCTAATAGCTATTGGCATTCCCATATCACTAAATATTTAAGGTTAAAGAACAAAGTCGTTCTTCTCCCTAATGGAAAAGAGATTATAAGAACCAAATCCGGGAAAGAAGTTAAGGTCTGGGATATTGCAACAGGTATACCACAGACCAAATTCTCAGATCATGCAAAACCTGTTATATCTCTTGATATCACTAAAGACGGAAAGACAATCGTCTCGGGTGATTCCAAAGGAGGAGTAAAAATCTGGTCATTGGATAAAGGTCAGAAATTATTTGATCTGAAAGGTCACAGTGAGCCTGTTTTTGATGTAAAATATAGTCCGGACGAGTCTACCATTACTACAACAGGTTGGGATGCCACTATCAATGTTTTTGATTCTAAAAACGGAGCCCTCCTTAATCGCATCGATCTTAATAACAATTCAGCATACACATTTTCATACACACCTGACGGATTATATCTTGTGCTTGCAAGACTTGACAAAACCCTTGAACTGTACGAGCCTGACTCTAAAACAAAGGTAAAATCTTTCATAGGTCATACGGATATCGTTTCGTCTATCTCTTTCCATCCTGCTCAGCCGCATATAATGATGAGCAGTTCATGGGATGGTACGACACGGGTGTGGGATATCAAAACAGGATTGATGCTAAAAAAGCTTAACGGAATCTCTAATCCTGTTCATGCGGCATTATTTACGCCTGACGGTTCTCAGGTAATTACTGCAGGCGATGACAGAATCATCAGAATATGGGATTGGCAAAATGGAAAAGTGGTCAAACAACTGGAAGGACATAAAGCAGAGATTAGCAATCTGACCCTTAGCACTGATGGCAAAATGTTGCTCAGCTCTTCATTAGATGGATCTGTTAAATTCTGGAATCTCGAGAAAGGTCAGGAGTTTTTCGAGCATATATATATCAAAAACAAAGACTGGATGGTATTAACGAAGGAAGGTTATTTTAATGGTACTTCAGGAGCTATGGACTATGTTCACTTTGTAAAAGGAATCCAGTTATATTCTACAGAGCAGCTAATAGAAAAATTTTATAAGCCGGACCTATTGCCTTCCTTATTCAACAACCGAGGAACAGGCATGCATAAAAGTGTAGATGATTTACTAAAGAACACTCCTCCACCAGTAGTAAAAATCACCGCCTTAAAAACTGAAGGAAAAGCTGAAGCTGAAGTATACATTAAAGTAACAGATAACGGAGGAGGCACAGATGAAATTAAAGTATTGCATAACGGAAAGCGGATATCTTTTGGTAATGTTAAAAACCTACCTAATAAAAAAGGGGAACATGTCGTATTGAAAGAAACAGTATCTCTTGTCCACGGAGTGAATATTTTTGAAGCAAGTGCTTTCAGCAAAGAACGTATAGAGTCTTCTGCATCTTATTCAGAACTGCACTCTGAAACCGGAGAGTTTGCCAGCACCTGTCATATCCTGGCAATAGGAATTGATAAATATAAAAATCCATCTATGACACTTACATTTGCGAGAGAAGATGCTGAAGCTATCGCTGAAATGCTAAAAGAAAAAAGTCAGAAGATGTTTAAGAAAATTGAGGTCACCTCACTTTATGATGAAGAAGCGACAAAGGTCAATATTTTAAAAAAACTAAATGAGCTTACCAAAAGCATTCAAAAGAATGATGTATTTATATTTTACTATGCAGGACACGGAAGCATGACAGATGAGCAATTCTTCTTCATCCCATCTGAATGTACCAGATTATACGAGAAGAATACACTCGCAAAAGAAGCTATAGAAGCATCTGAACTACAGCAGAAATTCAGAGAGATCAAAGCCCTCAAACAAATCATAATTATGGATGCTTGTCACTCTGGGGGATCAATAGAATTCCTTGCATCCAGAGGCGGCATTGAAGAAAAAGCTATTGCTCAATTAGCAAGAAGTTCAGGTATACATGTACTTGCTTCTGCAGGGAGCAATGAAACAGCAATAGAAGTTAGTGAACTTGGACATGGATTATTTACCTATATTTTACTTCACGCACTAAAGGGTGAAGCAGACGGAGCACCAAAAGATGGAAAAGTTACGGTGTATGAATTGAAATCCTTCTTAGACGATCAGATTCCGGAGATGAATAAGAAGTATCATGGAAAATCTCAATATCCGTACACCTTTTCCAAGGGACATGATTTCCCGATTGTTATAGAGTAA